One genomic segment of Rhizobium sp. 11515TR includes these proteins:
- a CDS encoding S-(hydroxymethyl)glutathione dehydrogenase/class III alcohol dehydrogenase: protein MDVRAAVAVAAGKPLEVMTVQLEGPKAGEVLIEVKATGICHTDDFTLSGADPEGLFPAILGHEGAGIVVDVGPGVTSVKKGDHVIPLYTPECRECPSCLSRKTNLCTAIRSTQGQGLMPDGTSRFSIGKDKIHHYMGCSTFANYTVLPEIAVAKVNPDAPFDKICYIGCGVTTGIGAVINTAKVEMGATAIVFGLGGIGLNVIQGLKLAGADMIIGVDLNNDKKAWGERFGMTHFLNPKEVGDDIVPYLVNMTKRGADQIGGADYTFDCTGNTKVMRQALEASHRGWGKSVVIGVAGAGQEISTRPFQLVTGRSWMGTAFGGARGRTDVPKIVDWYMEGKIEIDPMITHTMSLEDINKGFELMHSGKSVRGVVIY from the coding sequence ATGGACGTAAGAGCAGCGGTCGCGGTTGCTGCGGGCAAGCCGCTTGAGGTGATGACGGTTCAGCTGGAGGGGCCGAAAGCCGGCGAAGTGCTGATCGAGGTCAAGGCGACCGGCATCTGCCATACCGATGATTTCACGCTGTCCGGTGCCGATCCGGAAGGCCTGTTTCCGGCGATCCTCGGCCATGAGGGCGCCGGCATCGTCGTCGATGTCGGACCGGGGGTGACCTCGGTGAAGAAGGGCGATCATGTCATTCCGCTCTATACGCCCGAGTGCCGCGAATGCCCGTCCTGCCTCAGCCGCAAGACCAATTTGTGCACCGCGATCCGCTCAACCCAGGGTCAGGGCCTGATGCCTGATGGCACCTCGCGCTTCTCGATCGGCAAGGACAAGATCCATCACTATATGGGCTGCTCGACCTTCGCCAATTATACCGTGCTGCCGGAGATTGCCGTCGCCAAGGTCAATCCCGACGCTCCCTTTGACAAGATCTGCTACATCGGCTGCGGTGTGACGACAGGCATCGGTGCGGTCATCAACACCGCCAAGGTGGAGATGGGCGCAACGGCAATCGTCTTCGGCCTCGGCGGCATCGGTTTGAACGTCATCCAGGGCCTGAAGCTTGCCGGTGCCGACATGATCATCGGTGTCGATCTCAACAATGACAAGAAGGCCTGGGGCGAACGCTTCGGCATGACGCATTTCCTCAATCCGAAGGAGGTCGGCGACGACATCGTTCCCTACCTCGTCAACATGACGAAGCGTGGGGCCGACCAGATCGGCGGCGCCGACTATACCTTCGACTGCACCGGCAACACCAAGGTGATGCGCCAGGCGCTGGAAGCCTCGCATCGCGGCTGGGGCAAATCCGTCGTCATCGGCGTTGCCGGCGCCGGCCAGGAGATTTCGACGCGTCCGTTCCAGCTGGTGACGGGTCGCTCGTGGATGGGCACGGCCTTCGGCGGCGCGCGTGGCCGCACCGACGTTCCGAAGATCGTCGACTGGTACATGGAGGGCAAGATCGAGATCGATCCGATGATCACCCACACCATGTCGCTCGAAGACATCAACAAGGGCTTCGAACTCATGCATTCCGGAAAGAGTGTCAGAGGCGTCGTCATCTACTGA
- a CDS encoding sugar phosphate isomerase/epimerase family protein, with product MQNLLIFQSLWSMERRSARYPELSLEESIDKIAAACFDGVSAHWSDRNFVSRVAGLLKQHGLRAEGQCFPKTVDDLKPVLEIAAEYDVHHICLQPDVRLRRLEDCIPLLEGWQRLAEEAGIDVWIETHRDRMTTDLFFTLDLLDRLPNLRLLGDISHFLVGREFAWPVSDENHALIHRILDSSWAFHGRIASREQVQIEISFPHHRPWVDLFLGWWEYGFKSWRKRADKDATLAFTCELGPKPYAITGRDGEDTTDRWEESLLMKQEIRDLWARTTG from the coding sequence ATGCAGAACTTGCTTATATTCCAGTCGCTCTGGTCCATGGAGCGGCGTAGTGCGAGATATCCGGAGCTTTCCCTGGAGGAAAGCATCGATAAGATAGCAGCTGCCTGCTTCGATGGCGTCAGCGCCCACTGGTCCGATCGCAATTTTGTCTCCCGTGTCGCGGGCCTGCTCAAGCAGCACGGCTTGCGGGCGGAGGGGCAGTGCTTCCCGAAAACTGTCGACGATCTGAAGCCGGTGCTCGAGATCGCCGCCGAATATGATGTCCATCACATCTGTCTGCAGCCGGACGTGCGCCTGCGACGGCTTGAGGATTGCATTCCTCTGCTGGAAGGCTGGCAACGTCTGGCGGAAGAGGCCGGTATCGATGTCTGGATCGAGACCCATCGCGACCGCATGACGACGGATCTCTTCTTCACGCTCGATCTGCTCGATCGCCTGCCAAACCTGCGTCTGCTCGGCGATATCTCTCATTTCCTTGTCGGGCGGGAATTCGCCTGGCCGGTATCCGACGAAAATCACGCCCTTATTCATCGGATATTGGACAGCTCCTGGGCCTTCCACGGCCGCATTGCCTCCCGCGAACAGGTTCAGATCGAAATTTCCTTCCCGCATCACAGACCCTGGGTCGATCTGTTCCTGGGCTGGTGGGAATATGGCTTCAAAAGCTGGCGGAAGCGCGCCGACAAAGACGCCACACTTGCCTTCACCTGCGAACTAGGGCCGAAGCCCTATGCCATCACCGGAAGGGACGGTGAAGACACCACCGACCGCTGGGAAGAATCCCTGCTTATGAAGCAGGAAATACGTGATTTGTGGGCAAGAACCACCGGCTAA
- a CDS encoding sugar ABC transporter substrate-binding protein, whose protein sequence is MLKFLSASALALVLSSQAYAADRIGVSMGYLTTNFQTLIANGMQDYGKTKGLDLQVVDAANDVNKQLDQVRNFAAGGVSAIIVDPVDSDGTPAISKIAEDAGIPLIYVNIQPTDLSTLGKKQAFVGSNETESGTLQTKEVCRMLGGKGEVVIMIGDLSSQAARQRTQDVHDVLKTGDCSGIKVVREQVGNWSRVDGADLVSNWLTSGLAFDAVIANNDEMALGAISAIKNAGGSTDKTIVAGIDATPDALQAMKSGDLKVTVFQDAKAQGRGAVDTAIKAINGEQIDREVWIPFKLVTKENMVQFESLN, encoded by the coding sequence ATGTTGAAATTTCTGAGTGCAAGCGCGCTCGCGCTGGTGCTGTCGTCGCAAGCCTACGCCGCCGACAGGATCGGCGTTTCGATGGGCTACCTGACGACCAATTTCCAGACCCTGATCGCCAATGGCATGCAGGATTACGGCAAGACCAAGGGCCTTGATCTGCAGGTGGTGGATGCCGCCAACGACGTAAACAAGCAGCTCGATCAGGTGCGCAATTTCGCAGCCGGCGGTGTCTCGGCCATCATCGTCGATCCGGTGGATTCGGACGGCACGCCGGCGATCAGCAAGATTGCCGAAGATGCCGGCATTCCCCTGATCTACGTCAATATCCAGCCGACAGATCTCTCCACGCTCGGCAAGAAGCAGGCATTCGTCGGCTCGAATGAAACCGAATCCGGCACGCTTCAGACGAAGGAAGTCTGTCGCATGCTCGGCGGCAAGGGTGAGGTCGTCATCATGATCGGCGACCTCAGCAGCCAGGCGGCCCGCCAGCGGACGCAGGATGTGCATGACGTGCTCAAGACCGGTGATTGCAGCGGCATCAAGGTGGTGCGCGAGCAGGTCGGCAATTGGAGCCGCGTCGATGGCGCCGATCTCGTTTCGAACTGGCTGACCTCTGGCCTCGCGTTCGATGCCGTCATTGCCAACAACGACGAAATGGCACTTGGCGCGATCTCAGCGATCAAGAACGCCGGCGGTTCGACCGATAAGACGATCGTTGCGGGCATCGATGCGACGCCGGATGCGCTGCAGGCGATGAAGTCGGGCGACCTCAAGGTCACCGTCTTCCAGGACGCCAAGGCGCAGGGCCGCGGCGCCGTCGATACGGCGATCAAGGCCATCAATGGTGAGCAGATCGACCGGGAAGTCTGGATCCCTTTCAAGCTGGTGACGAAGGAGAACATGGTTCAATTCGAGAGCCTCAACTGA
- a CDS encoding sterol desaturase family protein — MDDTLYGTRDKRGDWKPNKLLQYPPVFIWPAKPLAFLKWFFGYPGYLMPWNVVYAVVATLLWLYATPSMETMKTLAPGWIAYLLVRNAVLVFLFFGAFHLRLYMQKKQGTSFKYNSKWPSKDNSAFLFSNQTVDNVIWTFASAVPLWTAFEVLTLWAFANGLIPYVDFGEHPIYCAIIMLLIPAFRDLHFYLVHRLIHWPPLYHTVHKLHHNNVNPGPWSGLAMHPVEHLLYFSGVLIHWIVPSNPIHALFHLTHAALAPAPGHAGFDKIVIGEEAGIDTHAYDHYLHHKFFECNYADGVIPLDQWFGTFHDGSKEAEDRMNKRFMERAKKYAEKQARRSGAPS; from the coding sequence ATGGACGACACGCTCTACGGCACGCGCGACAAGCGCGGCGACTGGAAACCCAACAAGCTCTTGCAATATCCGCCCGTTTTCATCTGGCCGGCGAAACCGCTGGCGTTCCTGAAATGGTTCTTCGGCTATCCCGGCTATCTGATGCCCTGGAATGTCGTCTATGCCGTCGTCGCAACATTGCTCTGGCTCTATGCGACGCCCTCGATGGAGACCATGAAGACGCTGGCGCCGGGCTGGATCGCCTATCTTCTCGTGCGTAATGCCGTCCTGGTCTTCCTGTTCTTCGGCGCCTTTCACCTGCGCCTCTACATGCAGAAGAAGCAGGGCACGAGCTTCAAATACAATAGCAAGTGGCCGTCGAAGGATAATTCCGCCTTCCTCTTCAGCAACCAGACCGTCGACAATGTGATCTGGACCTTTGCAAGCGCCGTACCCCTCTGGACAGCCTTCGAAGTGCTGACGCTATGGGCCTTTGCGAACGGCCTCATTCCCTATGTCGACTTCGGCGAACATCCGATCTATTGCGCCATCATCATGCTCTTGATCCCGGCGTTCCGCGATCTGCATTTCTATCTGGTGCACCGCCTGATCCACTGGCCGCCGCTCTATCATACGGTTCACAAGCTGCATCATAACAACGTCAATCCCGGTCCCTGGTCCGGCCTCGCCATGCATCCGGTCGAGCATCTCCTGTATTTCTCCGGCGTTCTCATCCATTGGATCGTACCGTCCAATCCGATCCACGCGCTGTTCCATCTGACGCATGCGGCACTTGCGCCGGCTCCGGGCCATGCCGGCTTCGACAAGATCGTGATCGGCGAGGAAGCCGGGATCGATACCCATGCCTATGACCATTACCTCCACCACAAGTTCTTCGAGTGCAATTATGCCGATGGCGTGATCCCGCTCGATCAGTGGTTCGGCACCTTTCACGACGGCTCGAAAGAGGCCGAGGACCGCATGAACAAGCGCTTCATGGAGCGCGCCAAGAAATATGCAGAAAAGCAGGCCCGCCGCTCCGGCGCGCCAAGCTAG
- a CDS encoding LacI family DNA-binding transcriptional regulator, whose product MKKARLVDIAAAAGVGLATVERVLNERGSVRPQTAEKVVLAAKRLGYKGIIPSLYRGTIRIEVILVRPESPFFSRLNHAFERIAASLDSSITVHRTFLEESEPEKFAAHVADSSIRRHGLIVAAVDHPAIRESLRKARAADIEVVQIVSYLTGRDDVFVGIDNYAAGRTAGFYMSQMLRHAAGSIVAICHSWAYQIHRERIRGFSDYLGSQRDSALQFSEVVFGWDDDVKSAEVMTQVLRRCPDIVGIYNAGGANLGVGSVLQRFQERQGRDCIWIGHELNDETRRFIASGLMTLVLDQAPETQARRALDTILSRMGIIDVPVSQEPVPFLTYMTENIGPASSHQ is encoded by the coding sequence ATGAAGAAGGCACGTCTCGTGGACATCGCCGCCGCCGCTGGTGTCGGCCTTGCGACTGTGGAGCGCGTTCTCAACGAACGCGGCAGCGTCAGGCCGCAAACGGCGGAGAAGGTGGTGCTGGCCGCAAAGCGCTTAGGCTATAAGGGGATCATCCCAAGTCTTTATCGCGGCACGATCCGCATCGAAGTCATCCTGGTCAGGCCGGAGTCGCCGTTCTTCAGCCGGCTCAACCATGCCTTCGAGCGGATCGCTGCCTCACTGGACAGCTCGATCACGGTCCACCGGACCTTTCTCGAAGAGAGCGAGCCGGAGAAGTTCGCTGCGCATGTGGCCGATAGCAGCATTCGCCGGCATGGCCTGATCGTTGCGGCGGTCGATCATCCGGCAATCCGGGAGAGCTTGCGAAAGGCGCGTGCCGCCGACATCGAAGTCGTCCAGATCGTTTCGTATCTCACGGGAAGGGACGACGTGTTCGTGGGGATCGACAACTACGCCGCAGGCCGAACCGCCGGCTTCTACATGTCGCAGATGCTGCGGCACGCGGCGGGAAGCATCGTCGCCATCTGTCATAGCTGGGCCTATCAGATTCACCGAGAGCGCATTCGCGGCTTCTCCGATTATCTCGGTTCTCAGCGTGATTCCGCGCTGCAGTTTTCGGAAGTCGTATTCGGCTGGGATGACGACGTGAAATCCGCGGAAGTGATGACGCAGGTGCTGCGTCGCTGTCCAGATATTGTCGGCATCTACAATGCCGGCGGCGCCAATCTCGGGGTCGGCTCGGTGCTTCAGCGCTTTCAGGAACGACAGGGAAGGGATTGCATCTGGATAGGGCACGAGCTCAACGACGAAACGCGCCGCTTCATCGCCTCTGGGTTGATGACGCTCGTTCTCGATCAGGCGCCCGAAACCCAGGCGAGGCGCGCACTGGATACGATATTATCGCGAATGGGGATTATCGACGTGCCCGTTAGCCAAGAGCCGGTTCCGTTCCTGACCTATATGACGGAGAATATTGGCCCGGCATCCAGTCACCAGTAA
- a CDS encoding MocE family 2Fe-2S type ferredoxin: MTNWVDACAADEIDQEDVVRFDHAGRTFAIYRSPDDEYFATDGLCTHEKIHLADGLVMDDTIECPKHNGRFSYKTGEARGAPVCINLKTYPVKVEGDRILIGLSA; this comes from the coding sequence ATGACGAACTGGGTTGATGCCTGCGCTGCCGATGAAATCGATCAGGAGGATGTTGTCCGCTTCGATCACGCCGGGCGAACCTTTGCGATCTATCGTAGTCCCGATGACGAATATTTCGCTACGGATGGGCTTTGCACCCATGAGAAAATCCATCTGGCCGATGGGCTTGTGATGGACGACACCATCGAGTGTCCGAAGCATAATGGCCGCTTCAGCTATAAGACGGGCGAAGCGCGAGGCGCTCCGGTCTGCATCAATCTGAAAACCTATCCGGTCAAAGTGGAAGGCGATCGCATCCTGATCGGGCTCAGCGCATGA
- a CDS encoding NAD(P)/FAD-dependent oxidoreductase, producing MSGDAGIIIVGAGECGARAALSLREDGYRQAITLIGDEIHLPYERPPLSKQVLLGEMEPRIPTVLNDLVLAEQAIRHIGSTSADAIDTSAKQLLLSDGRALPYDKLLLATGAAPRRLPNAPVSRRIVYLRTIDDALALRFLVRADMHVAVLGGGFIGLEVAASVRGRGARVTVIESQERILKRGVPEPIAETITALHQGNGVVMKCGVAVLGLEADEQRVDISLSDGDAISADVLVVGIGAQPRTELAARAGIAIDNGIAVNERLATSERDIYAAGDCCSFPHPLYGGRRLRLEAWRNAQDQGILAAANLMGAARSYQAVPYFWSDQFDHTLQIAGLVDEGRMVVRRDLGDGAFILFHLDDQQRLVAASGVGPGNKIARDIKLSEMLIARRVTPPMEVLAGNANLKSMLPRVA from the coding sequence ATGAGCGGCGATGCGGGCATCATCATCGTTGGCGCCGGTGAATGCGGCGCGCGCGCCGCTTTGAGCCTGAGGGAGGATGGTTACCGGCAGGCGATCACCCTCATCGGCGATGAGATTCACCTTCCTTACGAGCGGCCGCCTCTTTCCAAACAGGTTCTGCTTGGCGAGATGGAGCCTCGGATACCAACCGTTCTCAATGATCTCGTGCTGGCGGAGCAGGCAATCCGTCATATCGGCAGCACCTCGGCCGATGCCATCGACACGTCCGCAAAGCAATTGCTCCTCTCCGATGGCCGGGCGCTGCCCTATGACAAACTGCTGCTGGCGACCGGCGCGGCACCAAGGCGATTGCCGAACGCGCCCGTCAGCCGCCGGATAGTCTACCTGCGGACAATCGACGATGCGCTTGCACTCCGTTTCCTCGTTCGCGCCGATATGCATGTGGCAGTGCTTGGGGGCGGTTTCATCGGCCTGGAGGTTGCCGCATCGGTGCGTGGCCGCGGAGCGAGGGTTACGGTCATCGAGTCGCAGGAGCGTATTCTCAAGCGCGGTGTCCCCGAACCGATCGCCGAAACGATCACTGCCCTGCACCAAGGCAATGGCGTCGTCATGAAATGTGGCGTGGCGGTTCTCGGGCTCGAAGCGGATGAGCAGCGTGTCGATATTTCTCTTTCCGATGGAGATGCGATTTCGGCCGATGTGCTCGTCGTCGGGATCGGTGCGCAGCCACGCACCGAGCTTGCTGCTCGGGCCGGCATCGCGATCGATAACGGCATTGCGGTCAATGAGCGTCTGGCAACATCGGAGCGCGATATCTACGCCGCCGGCGACTGCTGCTCGTTTCCGCATCCCCTGTATGGTGGGCGCCGCCTGCGTCTCGAAGCCTGGCGCAATGCACAGGATCAGGGCATTCTCGCCGCCGCAAATTTGATGGGAGCGGCTCGCAGCTATCAGGCTGTTCCCTATTTTTGGTCGGACCAGTTCGATCATACGCTGCAAATCGCCGGCCTTGTCGATGAGGGCCGTATGGTCGTCCGCAGAGACCTCGGAGACGGCGCCTTCATCCTGTTTCATCTCGACGACCAGCAGCGGCTGGTCGCTGCAAGCGGCGTCGGCCCTGGCAACAAGATCGCCAGGGATATCAAGCTCAGCGAGATGCTGATTGCCAGACGCGTCACGCCGCCGATGGAGGTGCTGGCCGGCAACGCGAACTTGAAATCCATGCTGCCTCGAGTGGCCTGA
- a CDS encoding tautomerase family protein — protein MPHIILKMAAGRTEAMKHAVAENLAKAVIETLGVDESSVSVAIEDVAMSDWAGKVYVPDIQGKSDTIYKKPGYDPFR, from the coding sequence ATGCCCCATATAATTTTGAAAATGGCAGCAGGAAGAACCGAAGCAATGAAGCATGCCGTGGCTGAAAATCTGGCCAAGGCCGTCATCGAAACACTCGGCGTTGACGAGAGTTCGGTTTCCGTCGCGATCGAGGATGTGGCGATGTCCGATTGGGCCGGGAAGGTCTATGTCCCCGACATCCAGGGCAAATCCGACACGATCTATAAGAAGCCGGGCTACGATCCGTTTCGGTGA
- a CDS encoding HAD-IA family hydrolase, with amino-acid sequence MPLDDRSFGAFLFDMDGTVLNSIAVAERVWTAWAEKRGVDAIALLATVHGRKAIETITRLDLSGIDPAEEVRLLTQAEIEDVSGVEPIAGAIGFLRSLPSDRWAIVTSAPRELAKVRIAAAGIPWPEILIAGEDVQHGKPAPDGFMLAARKLAQPIEECLIFEDAPAGIEAAEASGASVLVISAPHRTPLFTRHPTIEDYDRVSAGIDANGRLHLSPRSD; translated from the coding sequence ATGCCCCTTGACGACCGCTCCTTCGGCGCCTTCCTGTTCGACATGGATGGAACCGTCCTGAATTCGATAGCGGTCGCCGAAAGGGTCTGGACCGCGTGGGCGGAAAAACGCGGCGTCGATGCTATCGCCTTGCTGGCGACCGTTCATGGTCGCAAGGCGATCGAGACGATCACCCGCCTCGATCTGTCAGGGATCGATCCTGCCGAAGAGGTCAGGCTCCTCACACAGGCGGAAATCGAAGATGTTTCCGGCGTCGAACCGATCGCGGGCGCCATCGGTTTTCTGAGAAGCCTGCCGTCGGATCGCTGGGCGATCGTCACCTCCGCCCCACGCGAACTCGCCAAGGTCCGCATTGCGGCAGCCGGTATTCCCTGGCCCGAAATTCTGATCGCCGGCGAGGATGTGCAGCATGGCAAGCCGGCGCCGGATGGCTTCATGTTGGCTGCAAGGAAGTTGGCGCAACCAATTGAAGAATGTCTTATTTTTGAAGATGCCCCAGCGGGGATAGAGGCGGCGGAAGCCTCAGGTGCTTCCGTGCTCGTGATCAGCGCGCCCCATCGGACGCCGTTATTCACGCGGCATCCGACTATTGAGGACTATGATCGCGTGAGTGCGGGCATCGATGCAAATGGTCGTCTGCATCTCTCTCCCCGATCCGATTAA
- a CDS encoding sugar-binding transcriptional regulator, with amino-acid sequence MLHTVAKLHYQSDMAQVDIARKLGLSTATVSRLLQRARAVGIVRIEVIDLSPAEDLSTALIEGLKLRTAAVIDTPSSNVLSALAAPVGSLLQQAGLRSGSTLGIGWGRAVREVTLAGLPQLPGIVTVALNGGMQHAAPHFQINEFVRQAAVQMGGVPHFLHAPYISSTELRDAFLGDPTVQQVTSLWDRLDAAIVGVGLTHAANPSETALPGEKALSQAAGDVLRHYVTEEGEILHWDGEEGMIAASPAQLRKVPLCIAVAATPGKASGIIGAARSGMINALVTDANTAQAILDRLSSHQKAEDRS; translated from the coding sequence TTGCTGCACACGGTCGCCAAACTGCACTACCAGTCCGACATGGCGCAGGTGGATATTGCCAGGAAGCTCGGTCTGTCGACGGCGACGGTTTCGCGGTTGCTGCAGCGAGCCCGGGCAGTCGGGATCGTCCGGATCGAAGTGATCGATCTCTCACCTGCCGAGGACCTGAGTACTGCACTGATCGAGGGCCTGAAGCTGCGCACCGCTGCAGTGATCGATACGCCGTCATCAAACGTGCTGAGCGCGCTTGCCGCCCCTGTCGGCTCACTTCTGCAGCAGGCGGGCCTGCGCTCGGGTTCGACGCTCGGCATCGGTTGGGGGCGGGCGGTGCGCGAGGTGACATTGGCTGGTCTGCCGCAATTGCCCGGCATCGTCACGGTCGCGCTGAACGGCGGCATGCAGCACGCAGCGCCTCACTTTCAGATCAACGAATTCGTGCGCCAGGCGGCGGTCCAGATGGGTGGCGTGCCGCATTTTCTGCATGCGCCCTATATTTCTTCGACCGAGCTCCGGGATGCATTTCTCGGAGATCCCACGGTCCAGCAGGTGACGTCTCTCTGGGACAGGCTGGACGCGGCAATCGTCGGCGTCGGGCTGACACATGCGGCCAACCCTTCGGAAACAGCGTTGCCGGGTGAAAAGGCGCTAAGCCAAGCAGCCGGCGACGTGCTGCGCCACTACGTCACCGAGGAAGGCGAGATCCTGCACTGGGATGGAGAGGAGGGGATGATTGCAGCCTCTCCCGCGCAATTGCGCAAGGTGCCGCTCTGCATCGCCGTTGCAGCGACTCCAGGCAAGGCAAGCGGCATTATCGGTGCGGCACGATCGGGAATGATCAATGCTTTGGTCACCGATGCCAATACCGCGCAGGCTATTCTCGATCGTCTGTCGTCCCATCAGAAAGCCGAGGATCGATCCTGA
- a CDS encoding tagatose-bisphosphate aldolase, whose product MTKLTTAEMRGYQQICGSDGAMMVIACDQRGGMRSLLAEDPAEQAAISDKVLGDTKADIARFLASKASCVLVDPICAVPALVDDRVLQRDTALLIGLDASGWDTSPEGYRLSKLVPGISARRVRQLGATGGKIMVYLRSDQDTANAHNIQILKQCIEDFAHEDLLLVVEFLTYKFEDEDEADYRAKLPSLIVGGSKICLDLGAKVLKIPYPGSSEACAEVTRLSGNVPWAVLSAGVDHATFLTQVEDAMRNGASGVIAGRSLWKDCISLDRSVTKDRLETVAVPRLREIQAVIATHFKGAGSNGADQRQRAHG is encoded by the coding sequence ATGACGAAATTGACGACAGCGGAGATGCGCGGCTACCAGCAGATTTGCGGCAGCGACGGCGCCATGATGGTGATTGCCTGCGATCAGCGCGGTGGCATGCGCAGCCTTCTGGCCGAGGACCCGGCCGAGCAGGCAGCGATCTCCGACAAGGTGCTGGGGGACACGAAGGCCGATATCGCCCGCTTCCTCGCAAGCAAGGCGTCCTGCGTTCTCGTCGATCCCATCTGCGCCGTGCCGGCGCTGGTCGATGATCGTGTCCTTCAGCGCGATACCGCACTGCTGATCGGCCTCGATGCTTCCGGGTGGGATACATCGCCGGAGGGCTATCGTCTGTCGAAGCTGGTTCCTGGCATTTCTGCCCGCCGCGTGCGCCAGTTGGGGGCAACGGGTGGCAAGATCATGGTCTATCTGCGCTCGGACCAGGATACGGCGAATGCCCACAATATTCAGATCCTGAAGCAGTGCATCGAAGATTTCGCGCATGAGGATCTTCTGCTGGTCGTTGAATTCCTGACCTACAAGTTCGAAGACGAGGATGAGGCAGACTACAGAGCGAAGCTGCCCTCTCTGATCGTCGGCGGCAGCAAGATCTGCCTCGATCTCGGTGCGAAAGTCTTGAAAATCCCTTATCCGGGCTCGTCGGAAGCCTGCGCCGAAGTCACGCGCCTTTCGGGCAATGTGCCGTGGGCAGTGCTTTCGGCCGGTGTCGACCATGCAACCTTCCTCACCCAGGTCGAGGATGCCATGCGCAACGGAGCTTCCGGCGTCATCGCTGGCCGCTCGTTGTGGAAAGACTGCATTTCGCTCGATCGTTCGGTAACGAAGGATCGGCTGGAGACGGTCGCGGTGCCGAGGCTTCGCGAAATTCAGGCCGTCATCGCGACGCACTTCAAGGGCGCAGGCTCCAACGGCGCTGATCAAAGGCAG